Proteins from a single region of Fundulus heteroclitus isolate FHET01 chromosome 12, MU-UCD_Fhet_4.1, whole genome shotgun sequence:
- the dynll1 gene encoding dynein light chain 1, cytoplasmic — translation MSDRKPVIKNADMSEDMQQDAVECATQALEKYNIEKDIAAYIKKEFDKKYNPTWHCIVGRNFGSYVTHETKHFIYFYLGQVAILLFKSG, via the exons ATGTCTGACAGAAAGCCAGTGATCAAGAATGCCGACATGTCGGAGGACATGCAGCAGGACGCCGTGGAGTGTGCCACACAAGCCCTGGAAAAGTACAACATCGAGAAAGACATTGCTGCATacattaaaaag GAGTTTGACAAGAAGTATAACCCGACATGGCACTGCATCGTTGGGAGGAACTTTGGAAGCTACGTCACTCATGAGACCAAGCATTTCATTTACTTCTACCTAGGGCAGGTGGCCATCTTGCTGTTTAAGTCCGGCTAA